In Pelosinus sp. UFO1, one genomic interval encodes:
- a CDS encoding YjhG/YagF family D-xylonate dehydratase gives MSMKSIYDVKDVSLYNIYTHAEGPKGKLPFSEEFLRESPSGHIFGMTLNAGMGWNPERLNDDDVLILSTQGGIRGEDGSTVAVGLHTGHYELGLQMRAAADELAHHGAIPYAAYVTDPCDGRSQGTTGMFDSLPYRNDAAIVFRRLARSLPTRKAVMGIATCDKGLPAMMMALASMHDLPTVLVPGGATLQPVKGEDAGTVQTIGVRFASDEISFDEAAQVGCRACASAGGGCQFFGTAGTSQVIAESLGLAITHSALAPSGQPIWEEVARQSARAVMELKEKGIKTSDIITDKAIENAMVLHAAFGGSTNLLLHLPAIAFAANCKVPTVNDWAAVNKKVPRLVSVMPIGPVNYPTVSVFLAGGVPEVMLRLRELGLLHEDVMTVTGDTLGANLDWWEKSDRRKKCRERLEALDGVNPDDVIMNPGKARERGLRSTVTFPVGNIATEGSVVKSAAIDPTVIDEDGVFRHTGKAKVFTSEKSAIKAIKDKKIQAGDIMIVMGGGPKGTGMEETYQLTSALKKLPFGKHVSLITDARFSGVSTGACFGHVGPEALVGGPLGKLQDGDLIEIIVDGNQFEGSLNFIGTEENRLSYNEAAEVLKKREIHPGVQPDLDLPDDTKLWAELQSISGGIWKGCVYDVDKIIEVIEAGKEVLADKKKLGF, from the coding sequence ATGTCAATGAAATCAATTTATGATGTAAAAGATGTATCTTTATATAACATTTACACTCATGCTGAGGGGCCAAAGGGAAAGTTGCCTTTTAGTGAAGAGTTCTTAAGAGAATCGCCAAGTGGACATATTTTTGGAATGACTCTAAATGCTGGCATGGGTTGGAATCCAGAAAGACTTAATGATGATGATGTACTTATTTTAAGTACGCAAGGGGGAATTCGTGGTGAAGACGGCAGCACTGTAGCTGTAGGGTTACATACAGGCCACTACGAATTAGGCTTGCAGATGCGTGCGGCCGCAGATGAATTGGCACACCATGGTGCCATACCGTATGCGGCATATGTTACGGATCCGTGTGACGGGAGAAGCCAAGGAACTACCGGTATGTTTGACTCATTGCCTTATCGTAATGATGCTGCAATCGTGTTTAGACGATTGGCGCGGTCTCTTCCAACAAGAAAAGCGGTAATGGGTATTGCTACTTGTGATAAGGGGTTGCCGGCGATGATGATGGCGTTGGCATCGATGCACGATTTGCCGACTGTTCTTGTTCCAGGAGGTGCAACGCTTCAACCCGTAAAAGGTGAAGATGCCGGGACGGTTCAGACAATAGGTGTTCGATTCGCTAGTGATGAAATTTCTTTTGATGAAGCGGCACAAGTGGGTTGCAGAGCCTGTGCATCAGCCGGTGGTGGGTGTCAATTTTTTGGAACGGCAGGGACTTCTCAAGTAATAGCGGAATCACTGGGACTCGCAATTACACATTCTGCTTTAGCGCCTTCCGGGCAGCCTATTTGGGAAGAAGTTGCAAGACAGTCTGCTAGAGCTGTGATGGAATTAAAGGAAAAAGGGATTAAAACAAGCGATATTATTACTGATAAGGCAATTGAAAATGCAATGGTTCTACATGCGGCATTTGGTGGATCGACAAATTTACTTCTTCATTTGCCAGCGATTGCTTTTGCAGCAAATTGTAAAGTGCCTACAGTAAATGATTGGGCAGCCGTTAATAAAAAGGTTCCTCGTTTAGTAAGTGTTATGCCAATTGGTCCGGTTAACTACCCAACGGTAAGCGTCTTTTTAGCTGGTGGAGTTCCAGAGGTTATGCTTCGCTTAAGAGAACTTGGTTTGCTGCATGAAGATGTTATGACAGTTACAGGTGATACGTTAGGAGCTAACTTGGATTGGTGGGAAAAATCGGACAGACGTAAAAAATGTAGAGAGCGTTTAGAAGCATTAGATGGGGTAAATCCTGACGATGTAATTATGAATCCTGGCAAAGCTAGGGAGAGAGGATTAAGATCTACCGTAACGTTTCCAGTTGGAAACATTGCAACCGAGGGATCCGTTGTTAAATCTGCAGCCATTGATCCAACGGTGATTGATGAAGATGGCGTATTCAGACACACTGGCAAGGCGAAAGTATTTACATCCGAAAAGTCAGCAATTAAAGCAATAAAAGATAAAAAAATACAAGCTGGCGATATTATGATTGTTATGGGTGGAGGTCCGAAAGGAACCGGTATGGAGGAAACTTACCAGTTGACTTCCGCATTGAAAAAATTACCTTTTGGGAAACATGTTTCTCTGATTACGGATGCTAGATTTTCTGGTGTTTCTACAGGAGCTTGCTTTGGACATGTAGGACCTGAAGCATTGGTTGGCGGGCCACTGGGTAAATTGCAAGATGGGGATTTAATAGAGATTATTGTTGATGGAAATCAGTTTGAAGGCTCACTTAATTTCATCGGAACAGAAGAAAATCGGCTTTCTTATAATGAGGCCGCTGAAGTATTGAAAAAACGAGAGATACATCCAGGAGTGCAGCCAGATCTAGATTTGCCTGATGATACTAAATTGTGGGCAGAACTTCAGTCCATTAGTGGTGGAATATGGAAAGGCTGTGTCTATGATGTGGATAAAATCATCGAGGTTATTGAAGCTGGAAAAGAAGTTCTAGCAGATAAGAAAAAACTTGGTTTCTGA
- a CDS encoding nuclear transport factor 2 family protein codes for MKRREEKIQEYFNLWITKESAQLKDIFSNEVFYSECYGPEYHGIDQILKWFNDWNKRGTVLQWRIKHFIHEGNCAVAEWYFECEFDGVHDEFNGVSIILFSSDEKIVSLKEFQSKSKHYQPYREN; via the coding sequence TTGAAAAGAAGAGAAGAGAAAATTCAAGAGTACTTTAATTTATGGATTACTAAAGAATCAGCCCAATTAAAAGATATATTTTCAAATGAAGTTTTTTATAGTGAATGTTATGGACCTGAATATCACGGGATTGACCAAATTCTAAAATGGTTTAACGATTGGAATAAAAGAGGAACCGTTTTGCAATGGAGAATAAAGCATTTCATTCATGAGGGGAACTGCGCCGTGGCAGAATGGTATTTCGAGTGTGAGTTTGATGGGGTGCACGATGAATTTAATGGCGTTTCCATTATTTTGTTTAGCTCCGACGAAAAAATTGTTTCTTTAAAAGAGTTTCAGTCAAAATCAAAACATTATCAGCCTTATAGAGAAAATTAG
- a CDS encoding SagB/ThcOx family dehydrogenase, producing MGKYDNYRNFLKSNFTEFKTIKTDAKKGISQPPKVKPYEINSKLVDLPMVNESTLTNGNIYTCIKERRSTRFYSDKPISLEELSYLLWATQGITSTNKAGLTFRTVPCSGATHSFESYLLIRNVEKIQKGVYRYLPFEHKLLFMFELDELENKIDAITLDQPFAPNFANKAAVLFIWSTTPYRSEWKFDVTAHKKILIDIGHVCQNLYLASESIDAGACAIGIYDQKLIDHLLGLNEEEEFVIYLAAVGKK from the coding sequence ATGGGAAAATACGACAACTATAGAAATTTCTTAAAGTCAAATTTTACAGAATTTAAGACAATAAAAACTGATGCAAAGAAGGGAATCTCTCAACCGCCAAAGGTGAAGCCTTATGAAATTAATTCGAAATTAGTTGATCTCCCAATGGTAAATGAAAGCACACTGACAAATGGAAATATCTATACTTGTATAAAGGAAAGAAGAAGTACAAGATTTTACAGTGATAAACCTATAAGTCTTGAAGAATTATCTTATCTCCTGTGGGCAACCCAAGGTATTACCAGTACGAATAAAGCTGGACTAACGTTTAGAACTGTTCCTTGCAGTGGCGCAACCCATTCTTTTGAAAGCTACTTGCTGATCAGAAATGTAGAGAAAATTCAAAAGGGAGTATATCGATACCTTCCTTTTGAACACAAGCTTTTATTCATGTTTGAATTGGATGAACTAGAAAATAAAATAGACGCAATTACATTGGATCAACCATTTGCGCCTAATTTTGCCAATAAGGCAGCGGTATTATTTATTTGGAGTACTACTCCTTATCGATCGGAGTGGAAATTTGATGTTACTGCCCATAAAAAAATTCTAATAGATATTGGACATGTATGCCAAAACTTGTATTTAGCAAGCGAATCAATAGACGCTGGAGCTTGTGCAATAGGTATCTATGATCAAAAGCTTATAGACCATCTATTGGGTCTAAATGAAGAAGAAGAATTTGTAATATATCTTGCTGCAGTAGGGAAAAAATAG
- a CDS encoding epoxyqueuosine reductase, with amino-acid sequence MKNISADEIKCRLKELGADLCGIASVERFADAPSGFHPTDILKECKSVIVIATRIPINTLIASSQAIYTFTHFRVFDKINSITFAFAIELEKWGICAVPVPASEPYEYWDDNRRHGQGILSLKHAAVRAGLGQMGKNTLLVNDQFGNMLLLGAVLLNEEIEPDLLVTYQACIPGCRICLDACPASALDGNTMEQRKCRSICGKTTDGGGFVYNCNLCRKLCPHHQGIK; translated from the coding sequence ATGAAAAACATCAGTGCTGACGAAATAAAGTGCCGGTTAAAAGAGCTGGGAGCGGATTTATGTGGGATAGCTTCCGTAGAGCGTTTTGCAGATGCACCTTCCGGATTTCATCCGACGGATATTCTTAAAGAGTGCAAAAGTGTAATCGTAATCGCTACACGCATTCCGATCAATACTCTTATTGCTTCCTCACAAGCCATATATACCTTTACCCATTTTAGAGTGTTTGACAAGATAAATTCGATTACGTTTGCTTTCGCAATAGAGTTAGAAAAATGGGGAATCTGTGCCGTTCCTGTGCCAGCATCGGAGCCTTATGAGTATTGGGATGATAACAGGAGACACGGACAAGGCATACTATCGTTAAAACATGCAGCCGTACGGGCTGGATTGGGGCAGATGGGGAAAAACACCCTTTTGGTTAACGATCAATTTGGGAATATGCTTTTGTTAGGTGCGGTTCTTCTCAATGAAGAAATTGAACCCGACTTGCTAGTAACATATCAGGCTTGTATACCCGGTTGTCGGATTTGCTTAGATGCTTGTCCTGCTAGTGCCTTGGATGGTAATACTATGGAACAACGCAAATGCCGCAGCATTTGTGGAAAAACTACTGATGGTGGAGGCTTTGTATATAATTGTAATTTATGCCGAAAGCTCTGCCCACATCACCAAGGAATAAAATAA
- the ftsH gene encoding ATP-dependent zinc metalloprotease FtsH, with the protein MDNKQRSFSAGYLIIAMLATWLFNDLVYKPFIIRETEVSYNVFLQDLKENKINEVILNGDRIVFTLKATENKKETVANVVAVTDPDLVDRLIASGVAFSAQAPTKSLLSTLLGWILPLLPLFLIWYFIFKRMGGGGPNAMSLGKSKAHEISGEMIGIKFSDVGGVGEAEVELREIIEYLKNPEKFSKMGAKLPKGVLLAGSPGTGKTLLAKATAGEAEVPFFFLTGSSFVEMFVGVGAARVRDLFEQAQKKAPCIIFIDEIDAIGQARTSVAGIGGNSEQENTLNQLLAEMDGFAANSGVVIMAATNRPEILDAALIRPGRFDRQIQVNLPTEPGRLEILSIHTRSMPLGSDVNLERLAKITAGFSGAELANLANEAALLAIRQGTKTISMADFDLAIERVVAGLQRKTPLSDAIRSKVSYHEVGHALIAYYLPGTDPVHKISIIPTAKGALGYTMQMPEEDRYLIGENELKARIAVMLGGRAAELIIFQEASTGASNDLERATEMARRMITEFGMSLKLGPVRYANTTGTYLRSGVSGREDLSPATILHIDQEIHRLLDEAQNTAKQILTEHIAALHEVAQFLKEKEVISGDELTRIVTSTS; encoded by the coding sequence ATGGATAACAAACAGCGAAGCTTTTCCGCAGGGTATCTTATTATCGCCATGCTGGCAACTTGGCTCTTTAACGATCTTGTTTATAAACCATTCATTATTCGCGAAACAGAGGTCAGCTACAATGTTTTCCTCCAGGATTTAAAGGAGAACAAGATTAATGAGGTCATTTTGAATGGCGACCGTATTGTTTTTACGTTGAAAGCCACGGAAAATAAAAAAGAAACTGTCGCTAATGTTGTGGCAGTCACTGATCCAGACTTGGTGGATCGCCTGATTGCATCAGGGGTAGCTTTTTCGGCTCAAGCTCCAACGAAAAGTTTGCTTTCAACCCTATTGGGATGGATTCTACCCCTACTACCTTTATTCTTAATCTGGTACTTTATTTTTAAGAGGATGGGAGGCGGGGGACCTAACGCCATGTCTCTGGGAAAAAGTAAAGCTCATGAGATTAGCGGAGAAATGATTGGTATTAAATTCAGTGATGTCGGCGGGGTCGGCGAAGCTGAAGTTGAATTGCGGGAAATCATTGAATATCTGAAAAATCCAGAGAAGTTTAGCAAAATGGGAGCGAAGTTGCCTAAAGGGGTGCTTCTTGCTGGTTCACCTGGAACAGGAAAAACCCTTCTCGCTAAAGCGACAGCAGGAGAAGCGGAAGTTCCATTTTTCTTTCTTACCGGTTCAAGTTTTGTTGAAATGTTTGTCGGGGTAGGAGCTGCAAGAGTACGAGATCTTTTCGAACAAGCACAAAAGAAGGCTCCCTGTATTATCTTTATTGACGAAATTGATGCCATTGGACAAGCACGGACGAGTGTTGCAGGGATAGGCGGAAACAGCGAACAGGAAAATACTCTGAATCAGTTGTTGGCGGAAATGGACGGATTTGCGGCTAATTCTGGTGTGGTCATAATGGCAGCTACCAATCGACCGGAAATCCTGGATGCTGCATTGATACGACCAGGTCGTTTTGACCGACAGATTCAAGTAAATTTACCTACTGAGCCAGGTCGTCTTGAAATTCTAAGCATTCACACTCGCAGCATGCCTCTTGGCAGTGATGTAAATCTCGAACGTCTTGCTAAGATAACAGCTGGTTTTTCAGGAGCGGAATTAGCCAATCTTGCCAATGAAGCTGCCTTGTTAGCCATCCGGCAAGGGACTAAGACAATTTCCATGGCTGATTTTGATTTAGCTATCGAGCGGGTTGTAGCAGGACTGCAGCGAAAAACACCCCTTTCCGATGCGATTCGGTCTAAGGTTTCTTATCATGAGGTCGGTCACGCACTTATTGCTTATTATCTTCCTGGAACCGATCCGGTTCACAAAATCAGTATTATCCCAACTGCAAAGGGTGCGCTGGGCTATACCATGCAGATGCCGGAAGAAGATCGCTATCTTATCGGAGAGAATGAACTTAAGGCACGCATCGCCGTAATGCTTGGCGGAAGGGCGGCCGAACTCATTATTTTTCAGGAAGCCTCCACTGGTGCTTCCAATGACCTTGAACGTGCTACAGAAATGGCACGGCGTATGATTACTGAGTTCGGGATGTCCCTAAAGCTAGGGCCGGTTCGCTATGCGAATACTACAGGGACCTACCTAAGAAGTGGGGTTTCAGGACGAGAGGATTTAAGTCCTGCTACCATTTTACATATCGATCAAGAAATTCATCGGTTGCTGGATGAAGCACAAAATACAGCTAAGCAGATCCTAACCGAACACATTGCTGCTTTACATGAGGTCGCACAGTTTTTAAAAGAGAAGGAAGTCATTTCTGGAGATGAACTTACCCGTATTGTAACTTCGACGTCTTAA
- a CDS encoding dihydrodipicolinate synthase family protein produces MNCKYISPILTSINDDGTVDYETMHKLYDTLIDAGIDGILVGGSSGEFYAFTYEEIKEFILDAISYIGNRAIVMAGTGRMVYKETVDLSNLALKAGATSVLVVGPYYSACNQEDVFNYYDNLLTDVKGPLYIYNYEDRTGYDVTVDTFLRLLAKHDHLEGMKDTHAVLRHTQKYIQLVKSKYPNFIVYTGYDNNCIPTVISGGDGCIGALSNVYPSLCAEAIESLRKEDLSQIVKAQRLIDERMRFYEVYTPFNPVMKWAMAELGTGMQENCKAPLTALTLDTKASLSGFADQLWRNK; encoded by the coding sequence ATGAATTGTAAATATATTAGTCCGATTTTGACATCGATCAATGACGATGGTACGGTAGATTATGAAACGATGCATAAGCTGTATGACACATTGATTGATGCAGGAATTGATGGAATATTGGTTGGAGGTAGTTCGGGAGAATTCTATGCTTTTACGTATGAAGAGATTAAGGAATTTATCTTGGATGCAATATCATATATTGGTAATCGAGCCATTGTGATGGCAGGTACAGGACGGATGGTATACAAGGAAACTGTGGATTTGTCAAATTTGGCTTTAAAAGCAGGTGCAACGTCAGTACTTGTAGTAGGTCCATATTATAGTGCTTGCAACCAGGAAGATGTATTTAACTATTATGATAATCTTTTAACAGATGTAAAAGGACCACTTTATATTTATAATTACGAAGACCGTACTGGTTATGATGTAACAGTGGACACCTTTTTGCGCTTACTAGCTAAGCATGATCATCTAGAGGGCATGAAAGATACGCATGCTGTGCTTCGACATACTCAAAAGTATATTCAACTCGTAAAATCTAAGTATCCGAATTTTATTGTTTATACTGGATATGACAATAACTGCATTCCAACGGTTATCTCCGGTGGCGACGGTTGTATTGGTGCGTTATCTAATGTATATCCGTCTCTATGTGCTGAGGCTATAGAATCTCTTCGCAAGGAAGATTTGAGTCAAATTGTAAAAGCACAACGATTGATTGATGAAAGAATGCGTTTTTACGAAGTCTATACACCATTTAATCCTGTGATGAAGTGGGCTATGGCGGAGTTAGGCACAGGTATGCAGGAAAACTGCAAAGCACCATTGACTGCGCTAACTTTAGATACAAAAGCTTCTTTGTCTGGTTTTGCGGATCAATTATGGCGTAATAAATAG
- a CDS encoding IclR family transcriptional regulator, protein MSHKPTERVLNILNLLSVNADGLTLTEISKAISVPKSTLYPILQTMTDMNYIQLGKDSFRYKLGISTFCIGSSYSQDEYMLEFAKSIMKNVVTEIKEICQMGVLEGNNVLYVLKEEPEVGLDIRIISRVGKRLPAYCTALGKALLSNYDIEEVKKLYPKGLIPYTENTITDFDILNNQLLTIRKEHIAKEYEEITKGLCCYAVPLESNGNVIAALSVSVPNFRATKEKLNLITELLLNARRQFGNVNFK, encoded by the coding sequence ATGTCTCATAAGCCTACAGAACGAGTATTAAATATATTAAATCTTTTATCTGTTAATGCAGATGGATTAACTCTTACAGAAATATCTAAAGCTATCTCGGTTCCCAAGAGCACGCTTTACCCTATTTTGCAAACTATGACTGATATGAATTACATCCAACTCGGTAAGGATTCGTTTCGTTATAAACTAGGTATCTCCACTTTTTGTATTGGATCTTCTTATTCTCAAGATGAATACATGCTTGAATTCGCCAAGTCTATAATGAAAAATGTCGTTACTGAAATTAAAGAAATCTGCCAAATGGGAGTTTTAGAAGGAAACAATGTTTTATACGTCTTAAAAGAGGAACCCGAAGTAGGCTTGGATATTCGCATTATCTCTCGTGTCGGAAAACGACTTCCCGCATATTGCACCGCATTAGGAAAAGCTTTATTAAGCAACTATGACATTGAAGAAGTAAAAAAATTATATCCAAAGGGCTTAATTCCCTATACAGAGAATACAATTACAGATTTCGATATTTTAAATAATCAATTATTAACAATTAGAAAAGAGCATATTGCTAAAGAATACGAAGAAATTACCAAGGGGCTATGTTGTTATGCTGTGCCTTTGGAGTCCAACGGTAATGTAATTGCCGCCCTAAGCGTTAGCGTTCCTAATTTTCGAGCGACTAAAGAAAAATTAAATTTAATAACCGAATTGTTACTAAATGCCCGCAGACAGTTCGGTAATGTTAATTTCAAGTAA
- a CDS encoding GntP family permease, with protein sequence MPLLIVAIGVILLIALISKFKLNTFVALLIVSFCVALTLGIPMEKVVSTIEAGIGGTLGHIALIFGLGAMLGRLVADAGGAQRIAMTLINKFGETKIEWAVVVSSFIVGIAMFFEVGLVLLIPIVFSIAREMKVSLLSLGIPMLAALLATHSFLPPHPGPTVIAGEYGADIGKVLLYGIIVAIPSVFIAGPIFTRLAKKIVPSAFEKRGSIDSLGEQKEFNLDDTPSFNISLLTAMFPVILMLIATGVKMVIGNTGTNVVFKVIAFVGDPSVAMLISLVIAVYTMGINRNISIKEITRSCSSAAASIGMMLLIIGGGGAFKQVLINGGVGKYIAVIFAGTSMSPILLAWIVAAILRISLGSATVAAISTAGLVIPMLAQYDANLALVTLATGCGSAIASHVNDAGFWMVKEYFGLTLKETFATWTLLSTITSVVGLIFILALDAIIK encoded by the coding sequence ATGCCATTATTAATTGTAGCAATAGGCGTAATTCTATTAATTGCTTTAATTTCTAAATTTAAATTAAATACATTTGTTGCACTCCTGATAGTATCATTTTGTGTAGCACTTACACTGGGTATTCCTATGGAAAAAGTTGTTTCCACGATAGAAGCTGGGATTGGCGGAACGTTAGGGCATATTGCGCTCATATTTGGTTTGGGTGCAATGTTAGGCCGACTAGTGGCTGATGCTGGTGGTGCGCAACGAATTGCAATGACCTTAATTAATAAATTTGGAGAGACTAAAATAGAGTGGGCCGTTGTAGTTTCCTCATTTATTGTTGGAATCGCAATGTTTTTTGAAGTCGGGTTAGTATTGTTGATCCCAATTGTTTTTTCGATTGCAAGAGAAATGAAGGTGTCACTATTATCTTTGGGTATCCCAATGCTGGCAGCATTATTGGCTACACATAGTTTTCTTCCGCCACATCCAGGCCCTACGGTAATCGCTGGGGAGTATGGAGCTGATATTGGGAAAGTCTTGCTATATGGTATTATTGTGGCTATCCCCTCCGTTTTTATCGCCGGTCCAATCTTTACTCGACTCGCAAAAAAGATAGTTCCTTCGGCATTTGAGAAGAGAGGAAGTATTGATTCTTTGGGCGAGCAAAAAGAATTTAATCTCGATGATACGCCAAGTTTTAATATTAGTTTATTAACAGCCATGTTTCCGGTGATTCTAATGCTGATTGCTACTGGTGTAAAAATGGTAATTGGCAACACTGGCACAAATGTTGTGTTTAAAGTGATTGCATTTGTTGGCGATCCATCCGTAGCAATGCTAATTTCTTTAGTGATTGCAGTGTATACTATGGGAATTAATAGAAATATTTCTATAAAAGAAATTACCAGATCCTGTTCGTCTGCAGCAGCCTCTATCGGTATGATGTTATTGATTATTGGTGGTGGTGGAGCTTTTAAGCAAGTGCTTATTAATGGTGGAGTCGGTAAGTATATAGCAGTTATATTTGCTGGGACATCGATGTCTCCAATTCTTTTAGCATGGATTGTTGCAGCGATATTGCGTATTTCTTTAGGTTCAGCAACTGTTGCGGCGATATCTACGGCTGGTTTAGTTATTCCGATGTTAGCTCAATATGATGCTAATTTGGCATTGGTCACCCTCGCAACAGGTTGCGGCAGTGCCATTGCATCGCATGTTAATGATGCTGGATTTTGGATGGTTAAGGAATATTTCGGCTTAACTTTAAAAGAAACCTTTGCTACCTGGACATTGTTATCGACAATTACTTCTGTTGTAGGGCTGATATTTATTTTGGCGTTAGATGCAATAATTAAATAG